The following coding sequences are from one Veillonella rodentium window:
- a CDS encoding AEC family transporter, whose protein sequence is MVFLTSLQSIIPIVLLILLGYILKGRGMFNPTFSGNLSRFIMSVALPAGVFVSVLHHLHTSDIWNLRYGMLVVVLTYVIAYIVAFIMMKMLKVPKGRRGIFINMVVNDNCLFIGLPVQIALFGQDALPYFLLYYIGNTISVWMVGVFLIELDPLPNSEVDFNNGSYKIDSINNSSVFTEGKSKKPKFDWKKLLPPPLIGFFVALIFLFFEIPLLPILHTTLNYLGDMVTPLSLIYIGVVLHDAGLKSMRLNKDSIGGIVGRFVISPIIMLCLIMALQYGADIVLEPIAIITFVVQSAGPVIAVLPIVANESKADLPFATGLVMISTILFVVVIPIIMEILTMIGIQA, encoded by the coding sequence TCTAACATCTTTACAAAGTATCATACCTATTGTGCTACTTATTTTGTTAGGATATATATTAAAAGGGCGGGGCATGTTTAATCCTACCTTTAGCGGTAATTTATCGCGATTTATCATGTCGGTTGCATTACCAGCGGGCGTATTTGTATCTGTATTACATCACCTACATACTTCTGATATATGGAATTTACGATATGGCATGTTAGTGGTTGTCCTAACATATGTTATCGCATATATCGTAGCGTTTATTATGATGAAAATGTTGAAAGTTCCTAAAGGACGACGTGGTATTTTTATCAATATGGTAGTAAATGATAACTGCTTGTTTATTGGGTTACCAGTGCAAATTGCACTCTTTGGTCAAGATGCGCTGCCGTATTTCCTGTTATATTACATCGGTAACACTATTTCCGTATGGATGGTGGGAGTATTCCTTATAGAACTAGATCCACTGCCAAATTCTGAAGTAGATTTTAATAATGGCTCCTATAAGATTGATAGTATAAATAATAGTTCAGTATTTACTGAAGGTAAAAGCAAGAAACCTAAATTTGATTGGAAGAAGTTATTACCACCACCATTGATAGGTTTTTTTGTGGCCTTAATCTTCTTGTTCTTTGAAATTCCTTTACTTCCAATTTTGCATACTACCTTGAATTACTTAGGCGATATGGTAACCCCATTATCCTTGATTTATATAGGTGTTGTACTTCATGATGCGGGCTTAAAAAGCATGCGTTTAAATAAAGACTCCATCGGTGGGATTGTAGGACGATTTGTCATTTCCCCGATTATCATGCTCTGTTTGATTATGGCTTTACAATATGGAGCAGACATAGTTCTAGAACCAATTGCAATCATTACCTTTGTTGTACAATCAGCAGGACCTGTTATTGCAGTATTGCCAATTGTAGCTAATGAATCAAAAGCTGATTTGCCATTTGCTACAGGTCTTGTAATGATTAGTACCATACTATTTGTTGTAGTAATTCCAATCATAATGGAAATTTTAACAATGATAGGTATACAGGCTTAA